Proteins co-encoded in one Gouania willdenowi chromosome 1, fGouWil2.1, whole genome shotgun sequence genomic window:
- the LOC114463037 gene encoding caspase-6-like, translating to MSNRSKNYDGGSVAKDSSSAADRAANMENVTETDAIIRSSLNLDPAEEYKMGYKRRGLALIFNQERFFWRLGMNDRHGTNADRYNLEKRLRDLDFEVRAYDNFKQEEVLERIGEAAEEDHSDADCFLLIFLSHGENDFVYTYNGMISIRDITAMFKGDKCKSLVGKPKIFILQACRGDKHDVPVTVYDAVDHDVKTNEVVVDASAVHTLPAGADFIMCYSVAEGYYSHRETINGSWYIQDLCELLQKYGESLEFTELLTLVNRKVSMRSVGYSSDRNAVGKKQVPCFASMLTKKLYFRPKH from the exons ATGTCCAACAGATCTAAAAACTACGACGGAG GAAGTGTAGCTAAAgacagcagctcagcagcagacAGGGCGG CAAACATGGAAAATGTGACGGAGACCGATGCCATCATCAGAAG CTCGTTGAATTTGGATCCGGCCGAGGAGTACAAAATGGGCTACAAGCGACGAGGCCTTGCACTCATTTTCAACCAGGAGCGTTTCTTCTGGCGTCTGGGAATGAACGACAGACACGGGACCAACGCCGACCGCTACAACTTAGAGAAAAG ATTGAGGGATTTGGACTTTGAAGTGAGAGCTTATGATAACTTCAAACAAGAGGAAGTCCTTGAAAGGATCGGCGAAG CTGCTGAGGAAGACCATTCAGACGCAGACTGCTTCCTGCTCATCTTTCTGAGTCACGGCGAGAACGACTTCGTCTACACCTACAACGGCATGATCAGCATTCGGGATATCACCGCCATGTTTAAAGGAGACAAATGCAAGAGTCTTGTCGGGAAACCCAAAATTTTTATACTACAG GCGTGTCGTGGAGATAAACACGACGTCCCAGTGACCGTGTATGACGCTGTGGACCACGATGTGAAAACCAATGAGGTGGTGGTAGATGCCAGTGCCGTCCACACTCTGCCTGCCGGGGCGGACTTTATAATGTGCTACTCTGTGGCTGAAG GATATTATTCCCACCGCGAGACCATCAATGGCTCCTGGTACATCCAGGATCTGTGTGAACTGCTGCAGAAATACGGCGAGTCCCTGGAATTCACAGAGTTGCTCACACTGGTCAACAGGAAAGTGTCCATGAGGAGCGTTGGTTATTCATCCGACCGCAACGCTGTAGGAAAGAAGCAAGTGCCTTGTTTTGCATCGATGCTCACAAAGAAACTCTATTTCCGGCCAAAACACTAA